One genomic segment of Mobula hypostoma chromosome 2, sMobHyp1.1, whole genome shotgun sequence includes these proteins:
- the ncoa6 gene encoding nuclear receptor coactivator 6 isoform X3, with translation MDSDDLPNVEGMFGSMWSTPTEEMNLEPDKGQLDLEVGEDDFTVRIAFKGNMKDVDFANKLDLIVNNMPCLLKMDSKKLKLEKVEPWNSVRVTFNIPREAAERLRLLAQSNNQQLRDLGILSVQIEGEGVINLALVQQRSQEIRVNGPVNQIRMDPGFSLQGGQGLIRVNNPSAPMIPSSSNMAASLAGGGANSELMQNRLPHPSSRPTAQPGMDSVLSTLNIQTAGHPSGSLPQQPHIVQTMSTNRQVAPANLQQHQLQGGRPPFNPAQISMAGTWNQVPAAAIQSPSSQGALGTLANPVWKKAPMPGQMQPQQLQARPPMATVQTPAHPPPPYPFGSQQTSQAHQTFSQPCSSPQFASPPPKNHQGGPPRVPTPLQQPHLTNKSPASSPSTFQQGSPSSSPVNQPQQHIGPRTPQSSSLPQTFQPTVCQSSPSRGPIVQQGNLPAGFMMQANQVAQSAHPTIGGMQKRLPPTFPPGQPNQNFTQAQINQAVASATSMNSGILQVQPNQNAPHTGGTSNVAAQSPMNVQSHGPTNVMQTNLLGLHGNMNNQQSLNTQVNMSNVQGQQGPQSQFIGMHQQIAPSQGQVMNVQSQGPHPPNQMIISRPQLIQNQMMMATSQSHSAVAPGQRMTPPKPLHSQQGQQIMTTHGQLIGPQGQVVLQQSQMMGLPEQIVVSQVQGNKQGFNNQNPQNVIAGPGQMMRGPAVNSQGNMVQFSTQMIQQNPLNGNSQGIGIQGQGLRPSVPHVNQQHGDHTTSASDVNVTQMLPDLQMQQSVVASHLQTMQAGNSTGSHFSTHSMAFSAPYSTTASGSQVSLVTASGFPNNKDVTLTSPLLVNLLQSDITSAQFAMNNKQNSQAINKPKKKKPSRSQKKKNNGSQQAEEQTQHVISDTRQMQPGLDDGEPQQMTGEQSVGIDPAANKLSEFANRSAGFHLQAVDQRTLQQTTIQSVQHPQQQQQQPQQQQQMMMMMMMKQQQQQQQQQHQQQQPDSKSIRIPVTPNTLPPKTALTPDASRMPMTTAGNKAVMVSLPGQSGVPPSPDKSRMPLLVGHQAGNTLRKMPFQENIQNVPSSVPEEGNTTAHHPDGTATELSLSTGSQVNPGPQPVPLPTQVLITGTKPGHPQISTPQVEQRKEALEHSDTGLPATTPQVVPEQISPNSVQQGTTVKNGEDLNVANEVAQSEAKNTLEKSKSPTRKNSKSEKESEEASSLQESSENGQRKRASRPGSTTGGVKDTSTATSPTQTKRRKSK, from the exons ATGGATTCAGATGACCTACCTAATGTAGAAGGCATGTTTGGCTCCATGTGGTCTACACCCACTGAGGAAATGAACCTGGAGCCAGATAAAGGTCAGCTGGATCTGGAAGTCGGGGAGGATGACTTCACAGTACGGATCGCtttcaaggggaacatgaaggatgTTGATTTTGCAAATAAACTAGACCTAATCGTTAATAACATGCCATGCCTTCTGAAAATGG ATTCAAAGAAACTGAAGCTTGAGAAAGTGGAGCCATGGAATAGTGTTCGTGTGACATTTAATATTCCCCGAGAAGCTGCAGAGCGGTTACGACTGTTGGCACAGAGTAATAACCAGCAGTTGCGTGACTTGGGCATTCTTTCTGTTCAGATTGAAG GTGAAGGGGTTATTAATTTGGCTTTAGTACAGCAGAGAAGTCAAGAGATAAGAGTAAATGGACCGGTGAATCAGATCAGAATGGACCCTGGATTTTCTTTGCAAGGAGGACAAG GTTTGATTCGAGTTAACAACCCATCTGCTCCCATGATCCCTTCAAGTAGCAATATGGCAGCTTCCTTGGCTGGCGGTGGAGCCAATTCAGAGCTAATGCAAAATAGATTACCACATCCTTCCTCACGACCCACTGCTCAGCCTG GTATGGATTCTGTTCTCTCGACTCTGAACATTCAAACTGCAGGACACCCCTCCGGATCATTGCCTCAGCAGCCTCACATTGTGCAGACAATGTCCACCAACCGGCAGGTCGCCCCAGCCAACCTACAGCAGCACCAGTTGCAGGGAGGTCGACCTCCATTTAATCCAGCTCAGATTTCCATGGCTGGCACGTGGAATCAGGTCCCAGCAGCAGCAATCCAATCCCCCTCCAGCCAGGGGGCTCTAGGGACTTTGGCAAATCCTGTGTGGAAGAAGGCTCCTATGCCTGGACAAATGCAGCCCCAGCAACTTCAGGCCAGGCCACCCATGGCAACTGTTCAGACCCCTGCTCATCCTCCACCTCCCTACCCATTTGGAAGTCAACAAACATCACAGGCTCATCAAACCTTCTCTCAGCCTTGCAGCTCACCGCAATTTGCATCGCCTCCACCTAAGAACCACCAGGGTGGACCTCCTCGAGTTCCTACGCCCCTGCAGCAGCCACATCTAACCaataagtctccagcctcgtctccctCTACTTTTCAACAAggctccccctcttcctctccagtcAACCAGCCACAACAGCACATCGGGCCTAGAACACCTCAGAGCAGTTCCCTGCCACAAACGTTTCAGCCCACAGTGTGCCAGAGTTCTCCAAGCCGAGGTCCCATAGTTCAGCAAGGAAACTTACCAGCTGGGTTTATGATGCAAGCAAATCAGGTGGCCCAGAGTGCTCATCCTACCATAGGAG GCATGCAAAAGCGTCTTCCACCAACCTTTCCTCCTGGTCAGCCTAATCAAAACTTCACTCAGGCACAGATTAACCAAGCTGTTGCATCTGCCACATCGATGAACagtggaattctgcaggtgcagcCTAATCAGAATGCACCGCATACAG GTGGTACTAGTAATGTCGCTGCTCAAAGTCCTATGAATGTACAGTCTCATGGGCCAACTAATGTGATGCAAACAAATCTCCTTGGACTTCATGGGAACATGAATAATCAGCAGTCCCTCAATACGCAAGTGAACATGAGTAATGTGCAGGGGCAGCAGGGCCCCCAGTCACAGTTTATTGGGATGCATCAACAAATCGCACCTTCACAGGGCCAGGTGATGAACGTTCAATCGCAAGGTCCACATCCACCAAACCAGATGATTATTTCTCGCCCTCAGCTCATCCAAAACCAAATGATGATGGCGACGTCCCAAAGTCACAGTGCCGTCGCACCGGGACAGAGGATGACTCCGCCCAAGCCGCTGCATTCACAGCAGGGCCAGCAGATAATGACAACTCATGGGCAACTAATAGGACCTCAGGGGCAAGTTGTCTTGCAGCAGAGCCAGATGATGGGGCTACCCGAGCAGATTGTTGTGAGTCAGGTGCAAGGAAACAAGCAAGGTTTCAATAATCAGAACCCGCAGAATGTAATAGCGGGGCCAGGTCAGATGATGAGGGGACCTGCTGTCAACTCGCAGGGTAATATGGTTCAATTTTCCACACAAATGATCCAGCAGAATCCACTGAATGGGAATTCCCAAGGGATTGGCATTCAGGGTCAAGGGCTTAGACCATCAGTACCTCACGTAAATCAACAACATGGTGACCATACAACATCAGCCAGTGATGTCAATGTaacgcagatgctgcctgatcttcaaATGCAGCAAAGTGTGGTCGCCTCTCACTTGCAAACCATGCAGGCCGGCAACTCTACTGGATCCCACTTTTCAACCCACAGTATGGCATTCAGTGCTCCTTACAGCACAACAGCAAGTGGAAGTCAAGTGTCCTTGGTCACTGCCTCTGGTTTTCCGAACAATAAGGATGTCACTCTGACTAGTCCGTTGCTTGTGAACCTGCTGCAGAGTGATATCACGTCAGCGCAATTTGCCATGAATAACAAGCAAAACAGCCAGGCTATCAACAAACCCAAGAAGAAAAAACCGTCGCGTTCACAGAAGAAAAAGAACAATGGATCTCAGCAGGCAGAAGAGCAAACGCAACATGT GATTTCAGATACCCGTCAGATGCAGCCAGGGCTGGATGACGGAGAACCGCAACAAATGACAGGAGAACAGAGTGTAGGAATTGATCCAGCAGCCAACAAATTGTCTGAATTTGCAAATCGATCTGCTG GCTTCCATTTGCAGGCTGTTGATCAGAGAACACTGCAGCAGACAACTATACAATCTGTCCAGCACCCACAACAGCAACAGCAGCAGCCACAACAGCAACagcagatgatgatgatgatgatgatgaagcagcaacaacagcagcagcagcaacagcacCAACAACAGCAGCCAGACTCAAAGTCAATTAGAATTCCAGTGACCCCTAATACACTTCCACCTAAAACTGCCTTAACTCCAGATGCGTCGAGAATGCCAATGACCACAGCTGGTAATAAAGCAGTCATGGTAAGCTTGCCTGGCCAGAGTGGAGTGCCGCCGTCACCAGATAAATCGAGGATGCCTTTATTAGTTGGCCATCAAGCTGGTAACACACTCAGGAAGATGCCTTTCCAGGAAAATATTCAAAATGTCCCATCGTCCGTCCCCGAGGAAGGAAACACAACTGCACATCATCCTGATGgaacagcaactgaactttcGCTCTCCACTGGATCCCAAGTTAATCCGGGGCCACAACCTGTTCCCCTACCCACCCAAGTGCTCATCACTGGGACTAAGCCTGGACATCCTCAGATCTCAACGCCACAAG TTGAGCAAAGAAAAGAAGCTTTGGAACATTCGGACACAGGACTGCCAGCCACCA
- the ncoa6 gene encoding nuclear receptor coactivator 6 isoform X1, with amino-acid sequence MDSDDLPNVEGMFGSMWSTPTEEMNLEPDKGQLDLEVGEDDFTVRIAFKGNMKDVDFANKLDLIVNNMPCLLKMDSKKLKLEKVEPWNSVRVTFNIPREAAERLRLLAQSNNQQLRDLGILSVQIEGEGVINLALVQQRSQEIRVNGPVNQIRMDPGFSLQGGQGLIRVNNPSAPMIPSSSNMAASLAGGGANSELMQNRLPHPSSRPTAQPGMDSVLSTLNIQTAGHPSGSLPQQPHIVQTMSTNRQVAPANLQQHQLQGGRPPFNPAQISMAGTWNQVPAAAIQSPSSQGALGTLANPVWKKAPMPGQMQPQQLQARPPMATVQTPAHPPPPYPFGSQQTSQAHQTFSQPCSSPQFASPPPKNHQGGPPRVPTPLQQPHLTNKSPASSPSTFQQGSPSSSPVNQPQQHIGPRTPQSSSLPQTFQPTVCQSSPSRGPIVQQGNLPAGFMMQANQVAQSAHPTIGGMQKRLPPTFPPGQPNQNFTQAQINQAVASATSMNSGILQVQPNQNAPHTGGTSNVAAQSPMNVQSHGPTNVMQTNLLGLHGNMNNQQSLNTQVNMSNVQGQQGPQSQFIGMHQQIAPSQGQVMNVQSQGPHPPNQMIISRPQLIQNQMMMATSQSHSAVAPGQRMTPPKPLHSQQGQQIMTTHGQLIGPQGQVVLQQSQMMGLPEQIVVSQVQGNKQGFNNQNPQNVIAGPGQMMRGPAVNSQGNMVQFSTQMIQQNPLNGNSQGIGIQGQGLRPSVPHVNQQHGDHTTSASDVNVTQMLPDLQMQQSVVASHLQTMQAGNSTGSHFSTHSMAFSAPYSTTASGSQVSLVTASGFPNNKDVTLTSPLLVNLLQSDITSAQFAMNNKQNSQAINKPKKKKPSRSQKKKNNGSQQAEEQTQHVISDTRQMQPGLDDGEPQQMTGEQSVGIDPAANKLSEFANRSAGFHLQAVDQRTLQQTTIQSVQHPQQQQQQPQQQQQMMMMMMMKQQQQQQQQQHQQQQPDSKSIRIPVTPNTLPPKTALTPDASRMPMTTAGNKAVMVSLPGQSGVPPSPDKSRMPLLVGHQAGNTLRKMPFQENIQNVPSSVPEEGNTTAHHPDGTATELSLSTGSQVNPGPQPVPLPTQVLITGTKPGHPQISTPQGASPQQQGPLPLQGTHNLHFPNTTTTTQTSRPKTPNRASPRPYFPHTPTSRPPSTEPSEISLSPERLNASIAGLFPPQINILLPPRQPPLNRGFDQQGLNPTTLKAIGQAPSSIPPLASNPSATAASQANKLDSVIVSSAKQATGKRASPSTSRRASTGASRKAGQSSGRQSGKGLKSALTLQQNPAIVPNMDVQKNILTGAAQVLSNSVPGSLSDPSNIVPSTQNTPISVRIFANHPEESKEGLPLSGHGTLKQVSSNKEQMSFECSPQGINNLEKKIGPEIQVKKGIKPLEAGNPGGCGEEKSLPPLREVPVSLNQLLDTSGSPGAAVKTTSSNQMGHPIPSGDKEKDESVKEIPSTSAQVICDSGLAPSRPEPGELNSNVTQSGPPRVPTPVVPASISASNPITVFLSSSPIKSASSVTAPAQTQSQPAVVPSVVTMPTLGNKVVSDVQPMVQTGSQPAFITAPVFINTSVFQVVKEPLLSQSATVPKVTLPSTSSLVSQSVTVIQVSHTAPSSCSAVSTTPPVNSTINSSSAPTSRLLVQRSSASPVQPPSTSPAPPTVSSPSPHRPAADFGLSEPLQSNGTVDQSSSASSHPSAVATSPTSASPGSSNSSRRSPISSNKGRGKVDKIGQLLMTKACQRASPDKKDDPAASELAYPGVDGQMPKAALPGSPEGEVPPIETNQTNISSPTSQPDVGTSVNITLGTTSSSASSVSVSSPANTLSSTSQSNVTSAACPQSLDPESVVTVGDSSLAVSQSEGSCSSAEKVGTDKEHQPNTVEQRKEALEHSDTGLPATTPQVVPEQISPNSVQQGTTVKNGEDLNVANEVAQSEAKNTLEKSKSPTRKNSKSEKESEEASSLQESSENGQRKRASRPGSTTGGVKDTSTATSPTQTKRRKSK; translated from the exons ATGGATTCAGATGACCTACCTAATGTAGAAGGCATGTTTGGCTCCATGTGGTCTACACCCACTGAGGAAATGAACCTGGAGCCAGATAAAGGTCAGCTGGATCTGGAAGTCGGGGAGGATGACTTCACAGTACGGATCGCtttcaaggggaacatgaaggatgTTGATTTTGCAAATAAACTAGACCTAATCGTTAATAACATGCCATGCCTTCTGAAAATGG ATTCAAAGAAACTGAAGCTTGAGAAAGTGGAGCCATGGAATAGTGTTCGTGTGACATTTAATATTCCCCGAGAAGCTGCAGAGCGGTTACGACTGTTGGCACAGAGTAATAACCAGCAGTTGCGTGACTTGGGCATTCTTTCTGTTCAGATTGAAG GTGAAGGGGTTATTAATTTGGCTTTAGTACAGCAGAGAAGTCAAGAGATAAGAGTAAATGGACCGGTGAATCAGATCAGAATGGACCCTGGATTTTCTTTGCAAGGAGGACAAG GTTTGATTCGAGTTAACAACCCATCTGCTCCCATGATCCCTTCAAGTAGCAATATGGCAGCTTCCTTGGCTGGCGGTGGAGCCAATTCAGAGCTAATGCAAAATAGATTACCACATCCTTCCTCACGACCCACTGCTCAGCCTG GTATGGATTCTGTTCTCTCGACTCTGAACATTCAAACTGCAGGACACCCCTCCGGATCATTGCCTCAGCAGCCTCACATTGTGCAGACAATGTCCACCAACCGGCAGGTCGCCCCAGCCAACCTACAGCAGCACCAGTTGCAGGGAGGTCGACCTCCATTTAATCCAGCTCAGATTTCCATGGCTGGCACGTGGAATCAGGTCCCAGCAGCAGCAATCCAATCCCCCTCCAGCCAGGGGGCTCTAGGGACTTTGGCAAATCCTGTGTGGAAGAAGGCTCCTATGCCTGGACAAATGCAGCCCCAGCAACTTCAGGCCAGGCCACCCATGGCAACTGTTCAGACCCCTGCTCATCCTCCACCTCCCTACCCATTTGGAAGTCAACAAACATCACAGGCTCATCAAACCTTCTCTCAGCCTTGCAGCTCACCGCAATTTGCATCGCCTCCACCTAAGAACCACCAGGGTGGACCTCCTCGAGTTCCTACGCCCCTGCAGCAGCCACATCTAACCaataagtctccagcctcgtctccctCTACTTTTCAACAAggctccccctcttcctctccagtcAACCAGCCACAACAGCACATCGGGCCTAGAACACCTCAGAGCAGTTCCCTGCCACAAACGTTTCAGCCCACAGTGTGCCAGAGTTCTCCAAGCCGAGGTCCCATAGTTCAGCAAGGAAACTTACCAGCTGGGTTTATGATGCAAGCAAATCAGGTGGCCCAGAGTGCTCATCCTACCATAGGAG GCATGCAAAAGCGTCTTCCACCAACCTTTCCTCCTGGTCAGCCTAATCAAAACTTCACTCAGGCACAGATTAACCAAGCTGTTGCATCTGCCACATCGATGAACagtggaattctgcaggtgcagcCTAATCAGAATGCACCGCATACAG GTGGTACTAGTAATGTCGCTGCTCAAAGTCCTATGAATGTACAGTCTCATGGGCCAACTAATGTGATGCAAACAAATCTCCTTGGACTTCATGGGAACATGAATAATCAGCAGTCCCTCAATACGCAAGTGAACATGAGTAATGTGCAGGGGCAGCAGGGCCCCCAGTCACAGTTTATTGGGATGCATCAACAAATCGCACCTTCACAGGGCCAGGTGATGAACGTTCAATCGCAAGGTCCACATCCACCAAACCAGATGATTATTTCTCGCCCTCAGCTCATCCAAAACCAAATGATGATGGCGACGTCCCAAAGTCACAGTGCCGTCGCACCGGGACAGAGGATGACTCCGCCCAAGCCGCTGCATTCACAGCAGGGCCAGCAGATAATGACAACTCATGGGCAACTAATAGGACCTCAGGGGCAAGTTGTCTTGCAGCAGAGCCAGATGATGGGGCTACCCGAGCAGATTGTTGTGAGTCAGGTGCAAGGAAACAAGCAAGGTTTCAATAATCAGAACCCGCAGAATGTAATAGCGGGGCCAGGTCAGATGATGAGGGGACCTGCTGTCAACTCGCAGGGTAATATGGTTCAATTTTCCACACAAATGATCCAGCAGAATCCACTGAATGGGAATTCCCAAGGGATTGGCATTCAGGGTCAAGGGCTTAGACCATCAGTACCTCACGTAAATCAACAACATGGTGACCATACAACATCAGCCAGTGATGTCAATGTaacgcagatgctgcctgatcttcaaATGCAGCAAAGTGTGGTCGCCTCTCACTTGCAAACCATGCAGGCCGGCAACTCTACTGGATCCCACTTTTCAACCCACAGTATGGCATTCAGTGCTCCTTACAGCACAACAGCAAGTGGAAGTCAAGTGTCCTTGGTCACTGCCTCTGGTTTTCCGAACAATAAGGATGTCACTCTGACTAGTCCGTTGCTTGTGAACCTGCTGCAGAGTGATATCACGTCAGCGCAATTTGCCATGAATAACAAGCAAAACAGCCAGGCTATCAACAAACCCAAGAAGAAAAAACCGTCGCGTTCACAGAAGAAAAAGAACAATGGATCTCAGCAGGCAGAAGAGCAAACGCAACATGT GATTTCAGATACCCGTCAGATGCAGCCAGGGCTGGATGACGGAGAACCGCAACAAATGACAGGAGAACAGAGTGTAGGAATTGATCCAGCAGCCAACAAATTGTCTGAATTTGCAAATCGATCTGCTG GCTTCCATTTGCAGGCTGTTGATCAGAGAACACTGCAGCAGACAACTATACAATCTGTCCAGCACCCACAACAGCAACAGCAGCAGCCACAACAGCAACagcagatgatgatgatgatgatgatgaagcagcaacaacagcagcagcagcaacagcacCAACAACAGCAGCCAGACTCAAAGTCAATTAGAATTCCAGTGACCCCTAATACACTTCCACCTAAAACTGCCTTAACTCCAGATGCGTCGAGAATGCCAATGACCACAGCTGGTAATAAAGCAGTCATGGTAAGCTTGCCTGGCCAGAGTGGAGTGCCGCCGTCACCAGATAAATCGAGGATGCCTTTATTAGTTGGCCATCAAGCTGGTAACACACTCAGGAAGATGCCTTTCCAGGAAAATATTCAAAATGTCCCATCGTCCGTCCCCGAGGAAGGAAACACAACTGCACATCATCCTGATGgaacagcaactgaactttcGCTCTCCACTGGATCCCAAGTTAATCCGGGGCCACAACCTGTTCCCCTACCCACCCAAGTGCTCATCACTGGGACTAAGCCTGGACATCCTCAGATCTCAACGCCACAAGGTGCAAGTCCACAGCAGCAGGGACCCCTTCCTTTACAAGGCACACACAACCTTCACTTTcctaatactactactactacacaAACCTCAAGACCAAAAACACCAAACCGAGCAAGCCCCAGACCCTATTTTCCCCATACACCCACAAGTAGACCACCCAGCACAGAACCTTCTGAGATAAGTTTGTCACCTGAAAGATTAAATGCATCTATCGCAGGTCTTTTCCCTCCTCAAATCAACATTCTCTTACCTCCTCGGCAGCCCCCTTTAAACAGAGGATTTGATCAACAGGGTCTAAACCCAACCACTCTGAAAGCAATTGGGCAGGCCCCATCCAGCATTCCTCCCCTTGCCAGCAACCCATCTGCTACTGCGGCTTCACAGGCAAATAAGCTGGATTCAGTAATAGTCAGTTCAGCAAAACAGGCTACTGGAAAGCGTGCAAGTCCTAGTACTAGCAGGAGAGCCAGCACTGGGGCCAGTCGAAAAGCTGGTCAGAGTTCGGGCAGACAAAGTGGGAAAGGCTTGAAATCAGCATTGACCCTGCAGCAAAACCCTGCCATCGTACCAAACATGGATGTACAAAAGAACATTCTAACAGGCGCAGCACAGGTTCTGTCAAATTCAGTTCCCGGAAGTTTGAGTGATCCTAGCAATATAGTTCCAAGTACTCAAAATACACCAATTTCTGTCAGAATTTTTGCTAACCATCCTGAAGAAAGCAAGGAAGGTTTACCCTTGTCTGGCCATGGTACATTGAAGCAGGTCTCTAGTAACAAAGAACAGATGTCCTTTGAATGCAGTCCTCAAGGCATCAACAACTTGGAGAAGAAGATTGGTCCTGAGATTCAAGTAAAAAAAGGAATTAAGCCACTGGAAGCTGGTAATcctggtggatgtggagaagaaaaAAGCCTGCCACCTTTAAGAGAAGTTCCAGTTTCACTTAATCAACTTCTGGACACTTCTGGTAGTCCTGGTGCTGCCGTTAAGACCACTAGTTCCAACCAAATGGGACATCCTATACCTTCTGGAGATAAAGAGAAAGATGAATCTGTTAAGGAAATTCCTAGCACATCAGCACAAGTCATTTGTGACAGTGGCTTAGCCCCAAGTCGACCAGAACCGGGGGAATTAAATAGTAACGTGACTCAAAGTGGTCCACCTAGGGTGCCCACACCAGTGGTGCCTGCGTCTATCTCTGCTTCAAATCCAATAACAGTGTTTCTAAGTTCTAGTCCCATTAAATCTGCAAGCAGTGTAACTGCACCTGCACAGACTCAGTCTCAGCCTGCGGTTGTTCCATCTGTGGTCACAATGCCAACCCTGGGTAATAAAGTGGTATCTGATGTACAGCCAATGGTACAGACAGGCTCTCAGCCAGCGTTCATCACTGCACCTGTGTTTATAAATACGTCTGTATTCCAGGTGGTTAAAGAACCTTTGTTATCTCAATCAGCCACCGTTCCTAAAGTAACTTTACCTTCAACTTCTTCATTGGTGTCCCAGTCTGTTACTGTAATCCAGGTATCCCACACTGCTCCGAGTTCATGCTCAGCAGTTTCAACTACCCCACCTGTCAATAGCACCATTAACTCTTCTTCTGCACCAACGAGCAGACTGCTGGTTCAGAGGTCATCTGCATCCCCAGTTCAGCCACCTTCCACTTCTCCGGCTCCTCCAACCGTCTCCTCACCATCTCCTCACAGGCCAGCTGCAGACTTCGGCCTCAGTGAACCTCTTCAGAGTAACGGCACGGTTGACCAAAGCTCTTCAGCTTCATCCCACCCAAGTGCAGTTGCAACGTCACCTACTTCAGCTAGCCCAGGTAGCTCTAATAGTAGTAGGCGAAGTCCAATATCATCCAACAAAGGAAGAGGGAAAGTAGATAAAATTGGTCAACTCCTCATGACCAAGGCATGTCAGAGGGCCTCCCCAGATAAGAAAGATGACCCAGCAGCATCTGAATTGGCTTACCCAGGTGTTGATGGTCAGATGCCAAAAGCAGCACTTCCTGGTAGTCCTGAAGGAGAAGTTCCTCCTATTGAGACTAATCAGACCAACATTTCTTCTCCAACTAGTCAACCAGACGTAGGCACTTCTGTTAACATCACACTTGGTACAACTAGCAGCTCTGCTTCTTCTgtctctgtttcctcacctgcaaATACATTGAGTAGCACTTCTCAAAGCAATGTCACGTCAGCTGCCTGCCCCCAGAGCCTTGATCCTGAATCTGTAGTAACTGTTGGTGATAGCAGTCTTGCAGTCTCACAATCTGAGGGAAGTTGTTCGTCAGCAGAGAAAGTGGGAACAGATAAAGAGCACCAACCAAATACAG TTGAGCAAAGAAAAGAAGCTTTGGAACATTCGGACACAGGACTGCCAGCCACCA